Below is a window of Bacteroidetes Order II. bacterium DNA.
CGATGGTAGAGGCTAAGGTTTCGAAAACTTCTTTTTTAGGGACCGATACGAAAAAGGTGTGCATATGTATATAACTTAATAATGAATATAGCGGGGAATGGACGTATTAGCCATTCCCCCGAATGCCAATCAAGATAGGCCCAATTGTGTCTTAGCAGCCAGCGCAACCGCCGAGGCGGTAATATCAAAATTACGGTAGAGGTCGTCTATCGGGGCAGAAGCCCCAAAACCCTTCATGCCCACAAAGGCGCCATTTGTGCCAAGATATCGTTCCCAACCAAATTGATTGGCCGCTTCTACGGCCACACGTACTGTGACGCTGGGCGGGAGAACAGATGCTTTATAGGTGTCATCTTGGGCCTCGAACAACTCCCAACTAGGCATAGAGACCACACGGCTGGATATTCCTTGATCTAAAAGTAGTTTTTGGGCAGCCAGGGCAATTTGTACCTCGGAGCCTGTGGAAAGCAACAAGGCCTGTGGTGCAGGGGCATCCGAAAGTATGTAGGCGCCACGCGCCACGCCTTCGCCCGACGAAACAACGGGCAGCCCCTGACGCGAAAGGGCAAAGGTGACAGGAACACGGCTTTGAACGGCATACTTCCATGCCGCAACGGTTTCGTTTGCGTCTGCAGGACGAAAGTTGACCACATTGGGCATCGCCCGAATGGAGGCCAGGTGTTCTACGGGCTGGTGCGTGGGGCCATCTTCCCCAAGGCCAATACTGTCGTGGGTAAAGACGAACAAAGACGGGATTTCCATCAGAGCCGCCAACCGGACCGCTGGACGCATATAATCTAAAAAGGCCAGAAAAGTCCCCGTATAAGCCACTAAGCCCCCATGTAAGGTAATCCCATTTACGATAGCACCCATTCCGTGTTCGCGTACACCAAAATGCAGATAGCGTCCACTAAAGTCGTCGTGGCTCATGCTTACATCTGCCTTGGCGCGGGTATTGTTGGAGGGTGTAAGGTCTGCCGAGCCACCCAAGAGGTTTGGAATCGCTGTTTTTAGTGCATTTAGGGCATGTCCAGAAGCTTCGCGGGTGGCCATTTTGGTTCCCAATGCAAAGTGGGGCAGGGCGTCTTCCCAATCTGTAGGTAGGATGCCAGCAATGGCCCGATCCAACTCCAACGATTTTTCCGGATGCTCAGCCCGATAATCGGCCATTAGGTCGTCCCATTCAGATTGAAGTTTTCGGCCATTAATCCGTACTGAAAGCATGTAATCAAATACATCATCGGGCACATAAAACTCAGGTCCAATAGGCCATCCGAGCGTTTCTTTTGCCAGTTTCAGTTCGTCGGTACCCAATGGAGAGCCATGCGCACTTGATTTTCCTTGCTTGTTTGGACTTCCGAACCCGATCTGGGTTTTGCACGCAATGATGGTCGGGCGGTCTGAATCTGCTTTGGCCTTGTCAATGGCGGCTAAGACTTCTTCTGGGTTGTGGCCATCTACCTCTATGGTCTGCCATCCATATGCCTCGTACCGTTTAAGCACGTCTTCGGTAAATGAAAGCGAGGTGGGGCCATCAATCGAAATGCCGTTATCATCATATAGCACAATTAGTTTTCCCAAGCCTAGATGCCCAGCAATGGCACAGGCTTCGTGCGAGACCCCTTCCATCAGGTCGCCGTCGGAAGCAATAACATAGGTATAATGATTAATGATGGGATGCGTCATCGTATTGTAGCGTGCGGCTAAATGACGTTCTGCAATGGCCATACCAACCGCCGTAGAAATTCCCTGTCCTAGCGGCCCCGTGGTCATTTCCACACCCGGCGTATGGCGATACTCTGGATGGCCAGCGGTTTTGCTACCCCATTGTCGGAAGTTCCGGATTTGATCCATAGATAAGTCATAGCCCGTAAGATGGAGTAGGCTATATAAAAGCATAGATCCATGCCCAGCTGAAAGAACAAAGCGGTCGCGGTTAAACCACGTTGGATCGGCGGGGTTGTGACGCATTCGCTCGGTCCAAAGCACAGCAGCGGCATCGGCCATGCCCATAGGCATTCCAGGGTGTCCAGAGTTCGCTTTCTGAACCGCATCTGCCGAGAGAAAGCGGATGGTGTCGGCACAGCGGCGGCGTAGGTGGGCCAAATCTTGCATGTCGTTTGTTTGGGGTTAAGGTGTTGGAGCGTAATAAAGCTAAAAAACTACGGCCTCCACTCGCTGGTTGCTGTTAAAGGATGGGGAATTACCAAGCCACTACCTGGTATCCTGCCGCCGGA
It encodes the following:
- the tkt gene encoding transketolase; protein product: MQDLAHLRRRCADTIRFLSADAVQKANSGHPGMPMGMADAAAVLWTERMRHNPADPTWFNRDRFVLSAGHGSMLLYSLLHLTGYDLSMDQIRNFRQWGSKTAGHPEYRHTPGVEMTTGPLGQGISTAVGMAIAERHLAARYNTMTHPIINHYTYVIASDGDLMEGVSHEACAIAGHLGLGKLIVLYDDNGISIDGPTSLSFTEDVLKRYEAYGWQTIEVDGHNPEEVLAAIDKAKADSDRPTIIACKTQIGFGSPNKQGKSSAHGSPLGTDELKLAKETLGWPIGPEFYVPDDVFDYMLSVRINGRKLQSEWDDLMADYRAEHPEKSLELDRAIAGILPTDWEDALPHFALGTKMATREASGHALNALKTAIPNLLGGSADLTPSNNTRAKADVSMSHDDFSGRYLHFGVREHGMGAIVNGITLHGGLVAYTGTFLAFLDYMRPAVRLAALMEIPSLFVFTHDSIGLGEDGPTHQPVEHLASIRAMPNVVNFRPADANETVAAWKYAVQSRVPVTFALSRQGLPVVSSGEGVARGAYILSDAPAPQALLLSTGSEVQIALAAQKLLLDQGISSRVVSMPSWELFEAQDDTYKASVLPPSVTVRVAVEAANQFGWERYLGTNGAFVGMKGFGASAPIDDLYRNFDITASAVALAAKTQLGLS